The Parabacteroides sp. FAFU027 genome window below encodes:
- a CDS encoding acyl-CoA thioesterase → MIIEDIKHRLPIQIRFNDIDSLGHVNNAIYLSYFDLGKSAYFQAVKSTIIDWTKIDIVVANVNIDYHAPTFMHEKLEVRTQVADIGNKSMKMVQQLVNLETGELKSSCRTVMVGYHPESKASKIISQEWRNAIEQYEGKKFD, encoded by the coding sequence ATGATCATAGAAGATATCAAACACCGGCTTCCCATCCAGATTCGATTCAACGACATCGACTCGTTAGGGCATGTAAATAATGCAATTTACCTTAGCTATTTCGATTTGGGCAAATCAGCCTATTTTCAGGCTGTTAAATCAACCATTATAGACTGGACAAAAATAGATATCGTAGTTGCCAACGTAAATATCGATTACCACGCACCTACTTTCATGCACGAAAAGCTTGAAGTTAGGACACAAGTAGCCGATATTGGCAATAAAAGCATGAAAATGGTGCAACAGCTGGTCAATCTTGAAACCGGAGAACTGAAAAGTTCCTGCCGCACCGTAATGGTGGGTTATCATCCCGAAAGTAAAGCATCAAAAATAATTTCTCAGGAATGGAGAAATGCAATAGAACAGTATGAAGGAAAAAAGTTTGATTGA
- the ribH gene encoding 6,7-dimethyl-8-ribityllumazine synthase: MATAYQNLSSYDSSKVPDASAWKVAIVVAEWNSDITENLLQGACDTLERHGMKADNISVHRVPGTFELTFGAREVAESLEVDAVIVLGCVVRGDTPHFDYVCQGVTTGVTRLNLLFGIPFIFGVLTTDNMQQALDRAGGIHGNKGDEAAITAIKMIDFSCRLK, from the coding sequence ATGGCTACAGCATATCAAAATCTTTCTTCATATGATTCTTCTAAAGTTCCTGACGCTTCTGCATGGAAAGTTGCCATTGTTGTAGCTGAATGGAATTCGGATATTACCGAAAATTTACTTCAGGGAGCGTGTGATACTCTGGAACGCCACGGAATGAAGGCTGATAATATTTCAGTGCATCGCGTGCCGGGAACTTTTGAGTTGACTTTTGGAGCCCGCGAAGTAGCTGAGAGCCTTGAAGTGGATGCTGTAATCGTTTTAGGTTGCGTAGTTCGCGGAGATACTCCACATTTTGATTACGTTTGTCAGGGTGTAACAACAGGCGTTACAAGACTGAATCTGTTATTTGGTATTCCATTTATTTTCGGCGTGTTAACTACCGATAATATGCAGCAAGCACTCGATCGTGCGGGCGGAATCCACGGTAACAAGGGCGATGAAGCTGCAATTACTGCAATAAAAATGATAGATTTTTCTTGCAGATTAAAATAA
- a CDS encoding RMD1 family protein has product MRRISTIGYHLGDRLDLKLIKNGLTFDCIYTDPTELIYQTDEFCYFYIFDYGSIVFLGVEKAEQTQIINAIRQILKIDSKELMSENFDIEINPDADYHIFFDRVVLNEINTDIAKIIMLNIAQSIALDYFTEQSNLLLATTRQFSSELEERGRFSLKGKKLLQSIGKTLNLKIRIAENLYIFDSPRLSWNDEFLNKLNDDLSLELDLRIRHKSLQENLRIVKENLDIFKEITQHSHSSALEWIIIILIAVEIVNMFLEKIF; this is encoded by the coding sequence ATGAGAAGAATATCAACAATAGGCTACCACCTGGGAGACAGACTTGACCTGAAGCTAATAAAAAACGGGTTGACCTTTGACTGTATCTATACCGATCCGACCGAATTGATCTATCAGACAGACGAATTCTGCTACTTCTATATATTTGATTATGGAAGCATCGTATTTTTAGGTGTGGAAAAGGCAGAACAGACGCAGATCATCAATGCAATCCGCCAAATCCTGAAGATTGACTCCAAAGAGCTGATGAGCGAAAATTTCGACATCGAAATAAATCCGGACGCCGACTATCATATCTTCTTTGACCGCGTTGTATTGAACGAGATCAACACCGATATAGCAAAGATCATCATGCTCAATATCGCGCAATCAATCGCACTGGATTACTTCACGGAACAATCGAACCTACTACTGGCTACAACACGGCAGTTCAGCAGCGAACTGGAAGAGCGCGGCCGATTTTCTCTAAAAGGTAAGAAGCTGCTTCAATCGATCGGAAAAACGCTCAACCTGAAAATCAGAATAGCAGAAAACCTTTACATCTTTGATTCACCCCGACTCTCATGGAACGATGAATTTCTCAATAAACTCAACGATGACCTAAGCCTTGAACTCGATTTGCGCATCAGACATAAAAGCCTCCAGGAAAATCTGCGCATTGTCAAGGAAAATCTGGATATCTTCAAAGAAATAACTCAACACTCCCACAGCTCAGCGCTTGAGTGGATCATCATTATCCTGATAGCGGTGGAAATTGTAAACATGTTTCTGGAGAAGATTTTCTGA
- a CDS encoding S41 family peptidase has protein sequence MNNNKKFIFYLSLTLILGVMIGAYFSHILLKRLPSLNGNKLGAIVNLISEKYVDSISVDQLMEKAIPNIISGLDPHSVYIPASDLEAVNEDLEGSFSGIGIQFSIMNDTVSVVSVITGGPSEKVGIMPGDRIISINDSVFVGKNITNERVMKKLRGKEGSTVKLGIKRRSSHTVLVYNIKRGEIPVNSVDVAYPVQPSIGYVKISKFGSNTYNEFVAALAKLRAQKCSSFIIDLRGNPGGFLDASINMVNEFLPQGRLIVYTQGKTMPRSDAVSTGSGSFQSNQVVVLLDEFSASSSEIFAGAIQDNDRGLIIGRRSYGKGLVQQQYQLADGSALRLTIARYYTPSGRCIQKDYVMGDQKDYEDDIMNRYLHGEFDSKDSIKLNKKKEFKTLTGRKVYGGGGIMPDIFVPRESDGVNSYYNSLVNSSLLYQFCFEYADKHRQALKQFKNYRQLQVYLNGQDLVDQLADFAHERGVRRRPIYLEMSRALLEVQTEAYIARNILGDEAFYPIFMQDDQTLSQAINAIKTKQALNLSLKAQNVRRSK, from the coding sequence ATGAACAATAATAAAAAGTTTATCTTTTACCTCTCCCTGACATTAATTCTCGGAGTAATGATAGGGGCTTATTTTTCTCATATCCTACTTAAAAGACTACCTTCACTTAATGGAAATAAATTAGGTGCTATTGTTAATCTGATTTCTGAGAAGTATGTTGATTCCATTTCGGTGGATCAATTGATGGAAAAAGCGATTCCAAATATTATTAGTGGATTGGATCCTCATTCTGTTTATATTCCGGCATCTGATCTTGAGGCTGTTAATGAAGACCTCGAAGGAAGCTTCAGTGGAATTGGTATTCAATTCAGTATTATGAATGATACCGTAAGTGTGGTAAGTGTAATTACAGGAGGCCCTTCGGAAAAGGTGGGGATTATGCCAGGTGACCGTATTATTAGTATAAATGATTCTGTCTTTGTCGGGAAAAATATTACTAACGAGCGGGTGATGAAGAAACTTCGCGGTAAAGAGGGTTCTACTGTCAAGCTGGGTATTAAAAGACGTTCTTCCCATACTGTGCTGGTTTATAATATTAAGCGAGGAGAGATTCCTGTAAATAGTGTGGATGTGGCTTATCCGGTGCAGCCCTCTATTGGATATGTAAAGATCAGTAAGTTTGGAAGTAATACTTATAATGAATTTGTGGCTGCGTTAGCTAAATTACGCGCTCAGAAATGTTCGAGCTTTATTATTGACTTGCGTGGAAATCCCGGAGGGTTTCTAGATGCGTCTATCAATATGGTAAATGAGTTTCTTCCACAAGGACGTCTGATTGTTTATACGCAAGGAAAAACAATGCCTCGCTCTGATGCTGTTTCTACTGGTTCCGGTTCATTTCAGTCTAATCAGGTCGTGGTGTTACTGGATGAGTTTTCCGCTTCTTCAAGTGAAATTTTTGCCGGAGCTATTCAGGATAATGACCGCGGACTTATTATTGGCCGCCGTTCATACGGTAAAGGTTTGGTGCAGCAGCAATATCAGCTTGCTGATGGTTCGGCGCTTCGTCTTACCATTGCCCGATATTATACTCCATCCGGACGTTGCATTCAGAAAGATTATGTGATGGGTGATCAGAAAGATTATGAAGATGATATAATGAATCGCTATCTGCACGGAGAGTTCGACTCGAAAGACAGCATCAAGCTGAATAAGAAGAAAGAGTTCAAGACCCTGACCGGACGCAAAGTTTATGGTGGTGGTGGCATTATGCCGGACATCTTTGTTCCCCGTGAGTCTGATGGCGTTAATTCGTATTATAACAGCCTTGTTAATTCAAGCCTGCTCTATCAGTTTTGCTTTGAATATGCGGATAAGCATCGCCAGGCATTGAAACAATTTAAAAACTACAGGCAATTGCAGGTTTATTTAAATGGACAGGATTTGGTAGATCAGTTGGCTGATTTTGCACATGAAAGAGGGGTGAGAAGAAGACCTATTTATTTAGAAATGTCACGCGCGTTGCTGGAAGTACAAACCGAGGCATATATTGCGCGTAACATCTTGGGTGATGAGGCTTTCTATCCGATTTTTATGCAAGATGATCAAACGTTAAGTCAGGCTATCAATGCAATAAAAACCAAGCAAGCTTTGAATCTATCGCTTAAAGCACAGAACGTGCGTCGGTCAAAATAA
- a CDS encoding deoxycytidylate deaminase: MEQNNDKQRLLDERYLRMARIWAENSYCNRRQVGALVVKSKMIISDGYNGTPAGFDNICEDKHGLTFPYVLHAEANAITKLAGSHNSSQGATLYVTTSPCIECAKLIIQSGIVRVVYLDKYRVEDGINLLSKAGVEVVNLTLNNEAI; this comes from the coding sequence ATGGAGCAAAACAACGATAAACAACGACTTTTAGACGAACGATACCTCCGGATGGCTCGTATCTGGGCTGAAAATTCTTATTGTAACAGACGTCAGGTGGGGGCCTTGGTGGTAAAGAGCAAAATGATTATTTCGGATGGGTATAACGGTACACCCGCTGGTTTTGATAATATTTGCGAAGATAAGCATGGTCTGACGTTTCCTTATGTGCTTCATGCAGAGGCCAATGCGATTACAAAGCTGGCTGGTTCGCACAATAGTAGCCAGGGGGCTACTCTGTATGTCACCACTTCACCTTGTATTGAATGTGCGAAGCTGATTATCCAGTCCGGAATTGTCAGGGTTGTTTATCTGGATAAATATCGAGTTGAAGATGGTATTAATCTACTCAGCAAGGCAGGTGTAGAAGTTGTAAATCTGACATTAAATAACGAAGCAATATAA
- a CDS encoding RNA-binding S4 domain-containing protein: MEEVRIDKWLWATRVFKTRTIAVEACKKGRIMIQNVTVKPSRMIRVGEVIQVRKPPVVYSFKVLALTDKRMGAKLVPEFMENVTPPEQYEILELQKIGGFVDRAKGTGRPTKKDRRDLDDFTTPEYLDDFDFEFDFEE; this comes from the coding sequence ATGGAAGAGGTGCGTATTGATAAATGGCTGTGGGCAACACGGGTTTTCAAAACACGTACCATTGCTGTTGAAGCCTGTAAGAAAGGACGGATTATGATTCAGAATGTAACCGTGAAGCCTTCGCGAATGATTAGAGTCGGGGAGGTGATTCAAGTGCGAAAGCCCCCGGTTGTCTATTCGTTTAAGGTGCTGGCGCTGACTGATAAACGGATGGGAGCAAAGTTGGTTCCAGAGTTTATGGAAAATGTAACGCCCCCCGAACAGTATGAAATCCTGGAGTTGCAGAAAATCGGTGGTTTTGTGGATCGAGCAAAAGGTACTGGTCGTCCTACCAAAAAGGATCGTCGTGATTTGGATGATTTTACAACGCCTGAATATCTGGATGATTTTGATTTCGAATTTGATTTCGAAGAATAG
- a CDS encoding zinc metallopeptidase, with protein MIYVIFIGFALISWLIQSRLRSKFDEYSQVSIPNGMTGKDVAEKMLHDNGIYDVKVLSVEGRLTDHYNPADKTVNLSEDVYYSNSVAAAAVAAHECGHAVQHATAYSFLQMRSKLVPVVSFASNWVQWILLAGIFTLKTFPELLLFGILLFAMTTLFSFITLPVEINASSRAIAWLSRAGITNVNTHDKATDALRWAAYTYVVAALSSLATLVYYIMIYLGGSRRE; from the coding sequence ATGATCTATGTTATTTTTATTGGATTTGCCCTGATTAGTTGGTTGATTCAGAGCCGACTTCGCAGTAAGTTTGATGAATATTCACAAGTGTCCATTCCTAATGGAATGACCGGTAAAGATGTGGCTGAAAAAATGCTTCACGATAATGGTATTTATGATGTAAAAGTGCTTTCGGTGGAAGGTCGTTTGACAGACCATTACAATCCGGCAGATAAAACCGTGAATCTGAGTGAAGATGTTTATTACAGTAATAGTGTTGCAGCGGCTGCTGTTGCTGCTCATGAATGTGGTCACGCTGTACAGCATGCTACAGCCTATAGCTTTTTGCAAATGCGAAGTAAACTGGTACCGGTGGTGAGTTTTGCATCTAACTGGGTGCAGTGGATATTGCTGGCGGGGATTTTTACACTCAAGACATTCCCTGAATTGCTGTTATTTGGGATTCTTTTGTTTGCCATGACAACGTTGTTTAGCTTTATTACCTTGCCGGTTGAAATTAATGCCAGTAGTCGTGCTATCGCATGGTTGAGTCGAGCAGGTATTACGAATGTAAATACGCATGACAAAGCAACCGACGCATTGCGTTGGGCGGCATATACTTATGTGGTCGCTGCTTTGAGTTCTCTGGCTACATTGGTTTACTATATTATGATTTATTTGGGCGGAAGCCGTCGTGAATAA
- the pth gene encoding aminoacyl-tRNA hydrolase: MKYLIVGLGNIGSEYEMTRHNIGFRVLDALAKASNLVFTDSRYGAICELKVKGRTLILLKPSTYMNLSGNAVRYWMQTEKIPLEHVFVVVDDLALPFGTLRVKPRGSDAGHNGLKHIQQILGTDSYSRLRFGIGDDYPKGMQVDYVLGKFKPEEEEQLPAKLERSAEIIKSFCLSGIQITMNHFNNK, translated from the coding sequence ATGAAGTACTTAATCGTTGGTTTGGGAAATATCGGAAGTGAGTACGAGATGACCCGCCACAACATAGGATTCCGGGTATTGGACGCTTTAGCTAAAGCGTCCAATCTTGTTTTTACAGATAGCCGTTACGGTGCTATTTGTGAGCTGAAAGTGAAAGGCAGAACGCTTATTCTGCTTAAACCGTCTACTTATATGAATCTCAGCGGGAATGCTGTCCGTTACTGGATGCAGACCGAGAAGATTCCCTTGGAGCATGTTTTTGTAGTCGTAGATGATTTGGCGTTGCCCTTTGGGACATTGCGTGTAAAACCAAGAGGAAGCGATGCCGGTCATAACGGATTGAAGCATATTCAGCAGATTTTGGGTACAGATTCGTATTCGCGCTTGCGCTTTGGTATTGGGGATGATTACCCAAAGGGGATGCAGGTAGATTACGTTTTGGGAAAATTCAAACCGGAGGAAGAAGAGCAATTGCCCGCAAAACTGGAACGCTCTGCTGAAATTATCAAAAGTTTCTGTCTGTCAGGTATTCAGATTACGATGAACCATTTTAATAACAAATAA
- a CDS encoding DciA family protein, with amino-acid sequence MQRKNAQSLGEVIQEFLKENNWNGKFQERRIIQCWRVLLGNNVAQYTTSIFIKNKILYVKISSSVLRGELQMCREMLIKRINEHIGEQVINNIIFS; translated from the coding sequence ATGCAACGTAAAAACGCACAATCATTAGGTGAAGTTATACAGGAGTTTCTGAAGGAAAACAACTGGAACGGAAAATTTCAGGAAAGAAGAATCATCCAATGCTGGAGGGTTTTGCTGGGTAATAATGTCGCCCAGTATACCACCTCTATTTTCATAAAGAACAAGATACTATACGTCAAAATCAGCTCATCTGTACTCCGCGGTGAATTACAAATGTGTCGTGAGATGCTAATCAAAAGAATCAACGAACACATTGGCGAACAGGTCATTAACAATATAATCTTTAGTTAA
- a CDS encoding tetratricopeptide repeat protein encodes MSENTKNQNPIELENVQEALTKSEQFIEKYQKQMLIGLAVVVVAVSGVLAFNYAYIKPKERKAEAAMYKAEIAFQQDSFKLALNGNGADVVGFQSIIDDYGITKSANVAKFYAGICNKNLGNYEQAVKYLKDFDSDDKMMAPAALSAIGDCQIELGNVDDAADYFVKAADKANNELLSPICLKKAGLAYENLKKFDKAVDVYTTIKEKYFNTPEAADIEKYIERAKLNQ; translated from the coding sequence ATGTCAGAAAACACAAAGAATCAAAATCCAATTGAACTGGAAAATGTTCAGGAAGCTCTAACCAAATCAGAGCAGTTTATTGAGAAATACCAAAAGCAGATGCTTATCGGATTGGCAGTTGTGGTTGTCGCTGTTTCAGGTGTATTAGCATTTAACTATGCTTATATTAAACCTAAAGAGCGTAAAGCTGAAGCTGCTATGTACAAAGCAGAGATTGCTTTCCAACAGGATTCCTTCAAGCTGGCTTTGAACGGTAACGGAGCCGATGTAGTCGGTTTTCAGTCGATTATCGATGATTACGGTATTACCAAGTCAGCAAATGTTGCTAAATTCTATGCTGGTATTTGCAACAAAAACCTTGGAAATTACGAGCAGGCTGTGAAATATCTGAAAGATTTTGATTCAGATGATAAAATGATGGCTCCTGCAGCCTTGTCTGCTATCGGCGACTGTCAAATTGAATTGGGTAATGTAGATGATGCTGCAGATTATTTCGTTAAAGCGGCTGATAAAGCAAATAATGAACTGCTTTCTCCGATTTGTTTGAAAAAAGCAGGTCTTGCTTATGAAAACCTGAAGAAGTTTGACAAAGCTGTAGATGTATATACTACCATTAAAGAAAAATATTTCAATACACCGGAAGCTGCCGATATTGAAAAATACATTGAAAGAGCTAAACTGAATCAATAA
- a CDS encoding 50S ribosomal protein L25/general stress protein Ctc: MKTFQLLAEGRADLGKKAAKGIRKSDAIPGVLYGGAETVHFTVTQDAVRKLIYTPEIFKVELTIDGKTYNAIIKDLQFHPVSDRILHVDFLEIFEDKAITIEVPVVLDGLAEGVKQGGKLSLEMRKLRVKALYNNVPEKLHINISSLGLGKTIQVGELSYENLELMNAKNAVVCAVKLTRAARGALAAAKGK; the protein is encoded by the coding sequence ATGAAAACTTTTCAATTGTTAGCTGAAGGTAGAGCAGACCTCGGAAAAAAAGCTGCTAAAGGTATCCGTAAAAGCGATGCTATTCCTGGTGTATTGTATGGTGGTGCTGAAACAGTTCACTTCACTGTAACTCAGGATGCTGTACGCAAACTGATCTACACTCCTGAAATCTTCAAAGTAGAATTGACTATCGATGGCAAAACTTACAACGCTATCATTAAAGATCTTCAATTCCACCCGGTATCAGACCGTATTTTGCACGTTGACTTCCTTGAAATCTTCGAAGACAAAGCAATTACAATCGAAGTACCTGTTGTACTTGACGGTTTGGCTGAAGGTGTTAAACAAGGGGGTAAACTGAGCCTTGAAATGCGTAAACTTCGCGTTAAAGCTCTTTACAACAACGTTCCTGAAAAGCTTCATATCAACATCTCAAGCCTTGGTCTTGGTAAAACTATCCAGGTTGGTGAATTGTCATACGAGAACCTCGAACTGATGAACGCTAAAAACGCTGTAGTTTGTGCCGTTAAGTTGACAAGAGCTGCAAGAGGTGCTCTGGCTGCTGCAAAAGGTAAATAA
- the recF gene encoding DNA replication/repair protein RecF (All proteins in this family for which functions are known are DNA-binding proteins that assist the filamentation of RecA onto DNA for the initiation of recombination or recombinational repair.): MILKNISIVNYKNIPQADFDFSAKINCFLGNNGMGKTNLLDAIYYLSFCKSFNNTLDNQNIRHEEDFFMLQGFYKQDERAEEIYCGMKRRQKKQFKRNKKEYERLSDHIGLIPLVMISPEDAILIQGGSEERRKFIDQVISQSDKIYLDALIRYNKALTQRNSILKSETPLTDLSLMEILEEQMSRAASYIYLKREEFIAEFTPIFQEYYDFICLGNENVKLIYRSHLQNGNLTDLLAECRERDKILGYTSRGIHKDDLEMQLGEHPLKRIGSQGQNKTYLIALKLSQFMFLKKSSRVTPILLLDDVFDKIDANRVEQIIKLVSGDTFGQIFITDTNRKYLDEIIAKVHSNYHLYQVAQGEFQQI; the protein is encoded by the coding sequence ATGATTCTCAAAAATATTTCGATCGTAAACTATAAAAATATTCCTCAGGCCGATTTTGATTTCTCCGCCAAGATAAATTGTTTTCTTGGAAACAATGGCATGGGGAAAACAAACCTGCTGGACGCCATTTATTATCTCTCTTTTTGCAAAAGCTTCAACAATACGCTCGACAATCAAAATATCCGTCACGAAGAAGATTTCTTTATGCTGCAGGGGTTCTACAAACAAGATGAACGTGCGGAAGAGATTTATTGCGGCATGAAACGCCGACAGAAGAAGCAATTTAAGCGCAATAAAAAAGAGTACGAAAGATTATCAGACCACATCGGGCTCATTCCGTTGGTGATGATTTCGCCTGAAGATGCCATACTGATCCAGGGCGGAAGCGAGGAACGCCGGAAATTTATAGACCAGGTTATTTCTCAATCCGACAAAATCTACCTCGATGCTTTGATTCGTTACAACAAGGCGTTAACACAGCGGAATTCAATACTAAAAAGCGAAACGCCTCTGACCGATCTTTCACTGATGGAAATACTGGAAGAGCAAATGAGCCGGGCCGCTTCATATATTTACCTGAAACGGGAGGAATTTATTGCTGAGTTCACACCGATTTTCCAGGAATACTACGACTTCATCTGCCTGGGAAATGAAAATGTAAAGCTAATTTACCGCTCTCATCTGCAAAATGGGAATCTAACAGACCTGCTTGCCGAATGCAGGGAAAGAGATAAAATACTAGGATATACTTCACGTGGAATTCACAAAGACGATCTGGAGATGCAATTGGGAGAACATCCACTGAAACGAATTGGTTCGCAGGGACAAAACAAAACCTACCTTATCGCCCTGAAACTTTCCCAATTTATGTTTTTAAAAAAAAGCAGCAGGGTCACTCCTATCCTTTTGCTCGATGATGTTTTTGACAAAATCGATGCTAACCGCGTAGAGCAAATCATAAAACTGGTATCCGGTGATACATTCGGACAAATTTTCATCACGGATACCAACCGCAAATACCTTGATGAGATCATAGCAAAAGTGCACAGCAACTATCATTTATATCAGGTTGCACAAGGAGAATTCCAACAGATATAA
- a CDS encoding 5-formyltetrahydrofolate cyclo-ligase → MKEKSLIDLEKKELRKSIFRVRENKGEQHLIHLSENVISRLEATEVFKTAQTILCYFALPFEVNTIPAIKRWSENKTILLPVVHHKELKIKRFTGMNQMTRGIFNVMEPIGEFIEHYDSIDLVIVPGLAFDLNKNRMGYGKGFYDRLLPMIEAKKAGICFEFQLFEQIPADTFDQPMDLILTDARSVL, encoded by the coding sequence ATGAAGGAAAAAAGTTTGATTGATCTAGAAAAAAAGGAACTTCGAAAATCGATTTTTCGAGTGAGGGAAAATAAAGGAGAACAACATCTGATACATCTTTCCGAAAACGTAATTTCACGCCTTGAGGCTACTGAGGTTTTTAAAACAGCTCAAACAATTTTATGCTATTTCGCATTACCGTTTGAAGTGAATACAATTCCCGCAATTAAACGTTGGAGTGAAAATAAAACTATTCTGTTACCGGTTGTACACCATAAAGAATTGAAAATTAAACGCTTTACCGGAATGAATCAAATGACACGTGGCATTTTTAATGTCATGGAACCGATAGGGGAATTTATTGAACATTATGATTCAATAGACCTAGTCATCGTTCCTGGACTTGCGTTTGACCTGAATAAAAACCGAATGGGCTACGGTAAAGGTTTCTATGACAGGTTATTGCCAATGATCGAAGCAAAAAAAGCGGGAATTTGTTTCGAATTTCAGCTTTTCGAACAAATTCCCGCCGATACGTTTGATCAACCGATGGATCTTATTTTGACCGACGCACGTTCTGTGCTTTAA